The Bartonella sp. HY328 genome contains the following window.
CGAATCGGTCAATTTTGTTAACCATAAAAGATTTTTTTGCTAATATTCGGTTTTCACTTGTAAATGCAATGAAATTAAGCCTTTTTTTTACCAATGCGGCTTAATAGCAACACATTATAGTGCTTTTTAATAATTCTACTCAAGTTCAACTGGTATTTTTATCGCCTTTACGCCATATAAGGCACATCAATCGGATTTCATGTAAAAAATTGAAATAAATCTGCCGGAATTGTTAAAATGCCAGAACCTTTAAGCCAGTCTGAGATGACCAATATGCAAGAACCTCGCACAATGACAGAGCTCACCCAAATGCCAGAGCTTACTAAAATGCCCGAGCTTACCAAAATGAACGGTCTTGGTAATAAGATTCTTGTTGCTGACATGCGCGGCCAAAACAAGCATATCATTCCTGCTGCTGCGATAGAGCTTGCCAGCCATGATCAAACATCCTTTGATCAAATTATGGCAATTTATAATAGCCGGCTTACAAATACAGATTATTATATTGAAATATGGAATAGCGATGGTTCAAAGGCTAAAGCTTGCGGCAATGGCACACGCTGCGTTGTCGAGTGGCTTTACAATAAAAATGGGCAAAGCCATTTTATCCTTGAAACCGATGGTGGCATTGTAGAGGCAAACCGGCTCGATAATGGGCTTGTTTCGGTTAATATGGGTAAAGCTCGTTTAAACTGGCAAGATATTCCAACCCAACATGCGGTTGATGATACCAATCATGTCGCAATTGGTACTGGCCCTTTGCAGGATGCATCACTCGTTTCTATGGGCAATCCCCATGCGATCTATATTGTTGATAAGGATGTTTGGGATTATCCTTTGGGGGAATTAGGACCCATTATTGAGCATGATGCGTTTTTTCCAGAACGGGTTAATATTTCAATTGTTGAGATTACCTCGCCAACATCATTTAATATGCGCACATTTGAGCGCGGTGCAGGTCTAACCCTTGCTTGTGGTACTGGGGCTTGTGCAGCAAGCGTTGCGGCTAATCGCCGTGGACTTATCGGTAAGCGTGCAGTAGCCACCCTACCTGGTGGTGATTTAGAATTATTTTGGCAAGATGATGGCAATGTCATCATGACTGGGCCAACCCAATATGAGTTTTCCGGACATTTTGATCCAATTTCGGGTCACTTTATCAAGGATGAAACAAATTTGAAGATTGAAAGAGTTAATGCCTGATGGCGACTGAGATTGTTACCTTTGGTTGTAGGCTCAATGCTTATGAGTCTGAAGTCATGCGCAAAGAAAGCGCAGCGGCTGGCCTTGATACGCTTGAAGGCGGCGCAATCATTTTTAATACATGCGCTGTAACCAGTGAAGCAGTGCGCCAAGCCCGCCAAGCTATTCGCAAAGCGCGGCGTGAAAATCCAGACGCACGTATTATCGTCACCGGCTGCGCTGCCCAGACCCTTGCGCCCGAATTTGCGGCAATGGGCGAAGTTGATTTGGTTTTAGGTAATGAAGAAAAACTTCATTCTCATTCTTATCGCCAACTCCCTGAATTTGGTGTTAATCTTTTTGAAAAAGTTCGCGTTAACGACATTATGGAGGTTAAAGAAAATGCCCCCCATATGGTTGACCTTATTGAAGGGCGGGCGCGGGCTTTTGTGCAAGTGCAAAATGGCTGCGATCATCGTTGCACGTTTTGCATCATTCCCTATGGTCGCGGGCCATCGCGCTCAGTACCAATGGGGGCAGTGGTGGAGCAGATTAAGCGGCTTAATGGCAATGGCTATCAAGAGGTTGTATTAACGGGAGTTGACCTTACCAGCTATGGCCCAGATCTTCCGGGAAAAGCTGGACTTGGCAAGTTGGTTGCCGCGATTTTGCGCGGTGTACCTGACCTTGAGCGTTTACGGCT
Protein-coding sequences here:
- the dapF gene encoding diaminopimelate epimerase; translated protein: MPELTKMNGLGNKILVADMRGQNKHIIPAAAIELASHDQTSFDQIMAIYNSRLTNTDYYIEIWNSDGSKAKACGNGTRCVVEWLYNKNGQSHFILETDGGIVEANRLDNGLVSVNMGKARLNWQDIPTQHAVDDTNHVAIGTGPLQDASLVSMGNPHAIYIVDKDVWDYPLGELGPIIEHDAFFPERVNISIVEITSPTSFNMRTFERGAGLTLACGTGACAASVAANRRGLIGKRAVATLPGGDLELFWQDDGNVIMTGPTQYEFSGHFDPISGHFIKDETNLKIERVNA
- the mtaB gene encoding tRNA (N(6)-L-threonylcarbamoyladenosine(37)-C(2))-methylthiotransferase MtaB, whose translation is MATEIVTFGCRLNAYESEVMRKESAAAGLDTLEGGAIIFNTCAVTSEAVRQARQAIRKARRENPDARIIVTGCAAQTLAPEFAAMGEVDLVLGNEEKLHSHSYRQLPEFGVNLFEKVRVNDIMEVKENAPHMVDLIEGRARAFVQVQNGCDHRCTFCIIPYGRGPSRSVPMGAVVEQIKRLNGNGYQEVVLTGVDLTSYGPDLPGKAGLGKLVAAILRGVPDLERLRLSSIDSIEADDELLELLAYEKRLMPHLHLSLQAGDNMILKRMKRRHAREDSVRFCNDLRDKRPEFIFGADIIAGFPTETEAMFENTRQLIADCGLTHTHIFPFSPREGTPAARMPQLERGIVKERAAILRSEGDRAYEKHLQQAIGRRQRVLVERDGIGRSEDYTLTEIAGAVAGTIIDCDVSHVEGDKLIGNRIAA